The Eremothecium cymbalariae DBVPG#7215 chromosome 1, complete sequence DNA segment CTGTTTGCCATTGGGCGGCTAAATCGCTTATTTGCGGTGCATCAACTTTTGGTTCAACTATCGGAAAGGTTTCACTCAATAAAGAATCTGACATAGCTTTCACTGATCCAAATATCTTTACAAAAGCAGGCCTTTGTATTTTAGAAGTCTCTTCTATGTATGTTCAATAACACTGTTGTACATATATTAAACCAAATTTTTGcatatgatatttttatccGTAAGAAACACTCATTCTAAAAGACCTTTAGAATAACTTTTATCAGATTCATAACGTAGTGACCACTTGGAACCCAAAAGGTTTACTAGGGTCCAATCTGTAAATCTAAATGCTAGTGATGCGAGGTATACAACGAAAGAAAGTATTGCAACTAACCTCACAATAAATTGCGTAAAACCAATTCTCTCATCCTTAATAATAACCTTAAGAGCTTCAAAGTTATAGGAAATGGTAATTCCAGTAGGTCCTAACGCATGCGAACTTGAAGACTTCTCGATTGCGTCAACAGAATATTGGTTAGTGTGCACTTCCGCTcccatttttttatatgCCGTAGGGAGTACGGAAGTAAAGTAGTAATAAGCCTTCAGGGGTTCATCTGCTATCCTGCCAACACCATCTAAAGTATTATCAATATAGGGAAAGAAGTCACCGAATGAAAGTTCGTTTATAACATGAGAAAAGTTAAGAACACTAAACGGCGTTCTGCGAGTACTCATATAGGTCCACCCCTTGGCAGTTATCTGCAACTCACCACTAACTTTGTTCACAGGTACCGACCCGTAAATAGAGCAACCATCAAAATTAATACCTTCAATCATAGGTAACTCTGGCATATCGCTAGTAAATTGGGCTGGAATTGCATCTGCtaaaatatcatccaaATCAGGTGATATCACGTCGTTAAATTCAGTCATCTTGGTGCCATATGGCACTCTAAAGTGTATATCTTGAAAATTAAGCCTTTCAGATACAATCTGGAGGTCCCCTGTTTGATCCCTTGCAGTCACCTCCAAGTATTTACATGGCATTTTAACataaatattcatattAATTTGCGCAGTAGTCCttatttcatcatctacTATATACTGTTCATCAATGTATCCCCCAAAGTAACTACCAAACTCGCTCCATGCAATAAATAGTAAGAATAGGTATATTACTATCGACGTAAGCCCACCTTTAGAGGACTTCTTGACATGCTGCTGCTCAGTTTTCGCTGAAATCCGTGGTTAGTAAGATGTAAAATCACTCCACCGTCGAAAAATCTTGATTTCTAAACATACGAAAGGCGTCAAATGTTCGCAAACTTGGCATTTAATGATATGACTTAACTATCTTTTCTAATTGCTTATTATAGCAATGTTTTCTACGCTTACGTATTTTGAATCTATAATGCATACgttaaagatatatatgcatgtatatgtattttCTGTTAACACACATTTTTTCAGTGTGCCCGGAATCACAGAGATTTTTCACGACAATTGGCGGACGTCAGTGGTACCGCTTCTGAAATCAGTTTCAACTGACACGATTTTTGTGTTTTTCTAAAAAATCCATAATAATTATAACTACCTAGACTTGACTAGTATCTGGTTCACATACAGCCGTATCACCGCTATCTGGGGTGCGACTTTCATCCTTCCAATGCGAATCCTTGCTGTTTCctttatttttcatttggCTGAAACCTATATGGCATGCAATTGCAAACCAAAATTCCATTATGAAACGTAGAATGGATAACCAGTAACCAGTGTCTGGGTTAAATGTCATTACTTTTACCTTGTAATCATAGGGATATCGAATGCTGAATAAAACTAGGAAATAGATGGCCATACCAATTTGGTAAAACATAGTGGAAGTTACTACAGCGTAGGCCAACTTTAAAGTAATCTGCTTGAAAAACAGTGCGCGATTCTGCCTATAGTTAGTGTGTCGGTATTTAGCTTCTCTCGCTGACAGAATATCCATTACACATGCTACGGAAGCCAGAGTTATTGAGAGTACGATTAAACCAAAGGAACAAATTTCAGCGATTTGGATGGCGCTTGTTAATCTTTCGAAAcatttcaacaacaagGTGACGGTTTTAAACTGGTCAACACTGGCCTGGGGTCCTCCTTGTTGCAAACTTTGCAAAAAGCTGGCAACCTTGTTGGCTCGATAATCATCATCGTGCACAAATTTGTAGAATGAATCAAACATTGATCGATATAAAATCCATAGAGAATCACTTAGGATTTTGGTGTTGCTGTGGGAAAGCACACCAAGCTGTGCACCTAGATCTCTGATTATCATCGAAATTATATCCAACCCGTTAGGGTTATCCATGCAGTACCAATTGGATTTGCTCGACAGCGGTTGCCATTTGCAATATCCAAACAAATTCACATGGTATTTATTCGAGGGATCAAACGTGTTTACTAGATTCGAAGTATCATAGTCATTGGGCTTCGGAAAGTTCACATTCCAACCTAGGTCTATGGCTACATACGAAAGCAACATAGAGACCTCTTTAACAGTGCTCAAAAATAACGTAGCTGTTGGAGTGGTATTGGTTAGCTGAAATGAAAACTGAGGTGTACAAATGGGTAGGTCTCTTGAATAAGTACATGAATAATTTGGTAAATGAAGTAAGCAAATTGCCAGGGCAAGCGCTAATAGCATAAACCACTTACCATATGATTGGAACTGTAATAATCGTGAGCCCATCTCTGAATATCTAACTAATATCCGCTGGTCTACCTAAGTGATACTATATCTATGTCACAAAGATAGCTTTCTT contains these protein-coding regions:
- the ERV41 gene encoding Erv41p (similar to Ashbya gossypii AER136W 1-intron); its protein translation is MPSLRTFDAFPKTEQQHVKKSSKGGLTSIVIYLFLLFIAWSEFGSYFGGYIDEQYIVDDEIRTTAQINMNIYVKMPCKYLEVTARDQTGDLQIVSERLNFQDIHFRVPYGTKMTEFNDVISPDLDDILADAIPAQFTSDMPELPMIEGINFDGCSIYGSVPVNKVSGELQITAKGWTYMSTRRTPFSVLNFSHVINELSFGDFFPYIDNTLDGVGRIADEPLKAYYYFTSVLPTAYKKMGAEVHTNQYSVDAIEKSSSSHALGPTGITISYNFEALKVIIKDERIGFTQFIVRLVAILSFVVYLASLAFRFTDWTLVNLLGSKWSLRYESDKSYSKGLLE
- the SMA2 gene encoding Sma2p (similar to Ashbya gossypii AER135W), translating into MGSRLLQFQSYGKWFMLLALALAICLLHLPNYSCTYSRDLPICTPQFSFQLTNTTPTATLFLSTVKEVSMLLSYVAIDLGWNVNFPKPNDYDTSNLVNTFDPSNKYHVNLFGYCKWQPLSSKSNWYCMDNPNGLDIISMIIRDLGAQLGVLSHSNTKILSDSLWILYRSMFDSFYKFVHDDDYRANKVASFLQSLQQGGPQASVDQFKTVTLLLKCFERLTSAIQIAEICSFGLIVLSITLASVACVMDILSAREAKYRHTNYRQNRALFFKQITLKLAYAVVTSTMFYQIGMAIYFLVLFSIRYPYDYKVKVMTFNPDTGYWLSILRFIMEFWFAIACHIGFSQMKNKGNSKDSHWKDESRTPDSGDTAVCEPDTSQV